The proteins below are encoded in one region of Neisseria bacilliformis:
- a CDS encoding proline--tRNA ligase: protein MKASRFFISTLKEAPAEAALASHKLMIRAGLIKANASGLYTWMPMGLRVLRKVERVVREEMERAGSVELLMPVVQPAELWQESGRWEFYGKELLRLKDRHERDFCMGPTCEEVITDIVRKEITSYKQLPKNFYHIQTKFRDEVRPRFGVMRAREFVMKDAYSFHADYESLVRDGYQPMYDAYCRIFDRLGLNYRPVAADTGSIGGTGSHEFQVLAESGEDVIAYSDASDYAANIELAQTLRLQGERRPSEKALEKVSTPNVKTIESLVRFLNIPVEQTLKSIVVEGENEGEIVLLLLRGDHEFNDIKAEKLAGVKAPLTFAAPELIRAQFGADGGSLGPVGFKGKVYADFAVEKGADWVIGANDNGWHYTGFNFGRDAAEPEFADLRNVVEGDPSPCGKGSLKLARGIEVGHVFQLRDKYSAAMNAAFLDSNGKSQIMEMGCYGIGITRIVAAAIEQNNDGRGIIWTDAMAPFQAVIVPMNYKKSDAVREAADKIYAELCAAGADVLLDDRDERAGVLLADSELLGIPHRIVIGDRGLKEGKVEYARRTDSEAQSVAVEEAAAKVLAALRA from the coding sequence ATGAAAGCCTCCCGATTCTTCATCTCCACCCTCAAAGAAGCTCCCGCCGAAGCCGCGCTGGCCAGCCACAAGCTGATGATCCGCGCGGGTCTCATCAAAGCCAACGCCTCCGGCCTCTACACCTGGATGCCGATGGGCTTGCGCGTGTTGCGCAAAGTCGAGCGCGTGGTGCGCGAAGAGATGGAACGCGCGGGCAGCGTCGAGCTGCTGATGCCCGTCGTCCAGCCCGCCGAATTGTGGCAGGAATCCGGCCGCTGGGAGTTTTACGGCAAGGAACTCTTGCGCCTGAAAGACCGCCACGAGCGCGATTTCTGCATGGGGCCGACCTGCGAAGAAGTCATTACCGACATCGTGCGCAAAGAAATCACCAGCTACAAGCAGCTTCCCAAAAACTTCTACCACATCCAAACCAAATTCCGCGACGAAGTGCGCCCGCGTTTCGGCGTGATGCGCGCGCGCGAATTTGTGATGAAAGACGCCTACTCCTTCCACGCCGACTACGAATCGCTGGTGCGCGACGGCTACCAGCCCATGTACGACGCCTACTGCCGCATCTTCGACCGACTCGGCCTGAACTACCGCCCCGTGGCCGCCGACACCGGCAGCATCGGCGGCACGGGTTCGCACGAGTTCCAAGTGCTGGCCGAGAGCGGCGAAGACGTCATCGCATACAGCGACGCATCCGACTACGCCGCCAATATCGAGCTGGCGCAGACCCTGCGCTTGCAGGGCGAGAGGAGGCCGTCTGAAAAAGCGTTGGAAAAAGTGTCCACCCCGAATGTGAAAACCATCGAATCGCTGGTGCGGTTTTTGAACATTCCCGTCGAGCAGACGCTGAAATCCATCGTGGTCGAGGGCGAAAACGAGGGCGAAATCGTGCTGCTGCTGCTGCGCGGCGACCACGAGTTCAACGACATCAAAGCCGAAAAGCTCGCGGGCGTAAAAGCCCCGCTCACCTTCGCCGCGCCCGAACTTATCCGCGCCCAATTCGGCGCGGACGGCGGCTCGCTCGGCCCGGTCGGCTTTAAAGGCAAGGTTTACGCCGATTTCGCCGTCGAAAAAGGCGCGGACTGGGTGATCGGTGCCAACGACAACGGCTGGCACTACACCGGTTTCAACTTCGGCCGCGACGCCGCCGAGCCCGAATTTGCCGATTTGCGCAACGTGGTTGAGGGCGACCCCAGCCCGTGCGGCAAAGGCAGCCTGAAACTGGCGCGCGGCATCGAAGTCGGCCACGTGTTCCAACTGCGCGACAAATACTCCGCCGCCATGAACGCCGCGTTTTTGGACAGCAACGGCAAGTCGCAAATCATGGAAATGGGCTGCTACGGCATCGGCATCACCCGCATCGTCGCCGCCGCCATCGAGCAGAACAACGACGGGCGCGGCATCATCTGGACCGACGCGATGGCACCCTTCCAAGCCGTCATCGTGCCGATGAACTACAAAAAATCCGACGCCGTGCGCGAAGCCGCCGACAAAATTTACGCCGAACTCTGCGCTGCCGGCGCGGACGTGCTGCTGGACGACCGCGACGAACGCGCCGGCGTGCTGCTGGCCGACTCCGAACTGCTCGGCATCCCGCACCGCATTGTGATCGGCGACCGCGGCCTGAAAGAGGGCAAAGTCGAATACGCCCGCCGCACCGACAGCGAGGCGCAAAGCGTGGCGGTGGAAGAAGCGGCAGCGAAAGTATTGGCGGCTTTGCGGGCGTAA
- a CDS encoding esterase-like activity of phytase family protein, whose amino-acid sequence MKQTILAALASLLLAHQALAETLPMPVEKLGEVQGVPFYKGYGSSIDADPQNPNRFYGLTDRGPNADGGEDVKIFLLPHFTPSIGHFEIQANGKIKKLRDIPLRDAHGKPLTGLPNPAGYGTSKETVVDANHQLLQRDKTGIDSEGLAVMRDGTFWVSDEYGPHIVHFDRNGIELERMSPRGVHTTGRRLPAMLGHLRPNRGMEGITTTPSNRVLVGIMQSALYNPSKQAVVNKSVTRILMFDLATGKTKQYLYQQGGDFWKNSEIRAIDEHRFLVDEHNGKDVKHVYLIDLNGATDVSDPADSATGLKVNGKAIEENSWEELAAAGIKPVRKTLVSDVKKDVDFQSSKFEGMWVADGGKTLWIINDDDFGIDSKDDHTIVPKRLPNGQTDATRLYRIPLNIK is encoded by the coding sequence ATGAAACAAACAATTCTGGCTGCCCTTGCCAGCCTGCTCCTCGCCCACCAAGCCCTTGCCGAAACCCTGCCCATGCCTGTAGAAAAGCTGGGCGAGGTGCAGGGCGTGCCGTTTTACAAAGGCTACGGCTCATCCATTGATGCCGACCCGCAAAACCCCAACCGTTTCTACGGCTTAACCGACCGCGGCCCCAATGCCGACGGCGGTGAAGATGTCAAAATCTTCCTGCTGCCGCATTTCACGCCCAGCATCGGGCATTTTGAAATCCAAGCCAATGGCAAAATTAAAAAACTGCGCGACATCCCGCTGAGAGACGCCCACGGCAAACCGCTCACCGGCCTGCCCAACCCCGCAGGCTACGGCACATCCAAAGAAACCGTAGTGGATGCAAACCACCAGCTTTTGCAGCGCGACAAAACCGGCATCGACAGCGAAGGGCTGGCGGTGATGCGCGACGGCACATTCTGGGTGTCCGACGAATACGGCCCGCACATCGTACATTTTGACCGCAACGGCATCGAGCTGGAACGCATGAGCCCGCGCGGCGTGCACACCACCGGCCGCCGCCTGCCTGCGATGCTCGGGCATCTGCGCCCCAATCGCGGCATGGAAGGCATCACCACCACGCCGAGCAACCGCGTGCTGGTGGGCATCATGCAGTCCGCGCTGTACAACCCGAGCAAGCAGGCGGTGGTAAATAAATCGGTAACGCGCATTTTGATGTTTGACCTGGCAACGGGCAAAACCAAACAATATCTGTATCAGCAAGGCGGCGATTTTTGGAAAAACTCCGAAATCCGCGCCATCGACGAGCACCGCTTTTTGGTGGACGAACACAACGGCAAAGACGTGAAACACGTTTACCTGATTGATTTGAACGGCGCAACCGACGTGTCCGACCCCGCCGACAGCGCAACCGGCTTGAAAGTAAACGGCAAAGCCATCGAAGAAAATTCATGGGAAGAACTCGCCGCCGCAGGCATCAAACCCGTGCGCAAAACGCTGGTGAGCGACGTGAAAAAAGACGTGGACTTCCAGTCGTCCAAATTTGAAGGCATGTGGGTTGCCGACGGCGGCAAAACGCTGTGGATCATCAACGATGACGATTTCGGCATCGATTCCAAAGACGACCACACCATCGTTCCCAAACGCCTGCCCAACGGCCAAACCGACGCCACACGCCTGTACCGCATTCCGCTGAACATCAAATAA